Genomic window (Bradyrhizobium sp. 186):
GCGATGCCCGAAGTCGGGCTCGGCTTCTTCCCCGATGTCGGCGGCACCTGGCTGCTCTCGCGCTCGCCGGGCGAGATCGGCACCTATATCGGCCTGACCGGCCAGACCATGAACGGGCCGGACGCGATCCATGCGAAGTTCGCCGATGCTGTCGTGCCGGCGGCGAAATTGCCGGAGCTACGCGATGCGCTGACGAAAGTTCGCTCCGGGGTGACCGCGGCCGATGTCAGCAAGCTCATCAACGGCTTTGCGACCAGCGATGCCGCGGGGCCGGTGGCGGCAAAACAGGCGACCATCGATGCGCTGTTCGGCTTCGACCGCATGGAGGACATCCTCGCCGCGCTCAAGCGTGACGGCTCTGACTTCGCGCAGGCGACATTGAAGACGCTCGGCGAGAAATCGCCGCGCGGCATGGTGGTGACGCTGAAGCTGCTGCGGCTTGCGCGTGCCGCCTCGAGCCTGGAAGAGTGCCTGGTGCGCGAGTATCGCGCCGCGCTGGAAGTCTTCCGCAGCGACGATTTTCGCGACGGCGTGCGCGCCGCGGTGATCGATAAGGATCGCAACCCAACCTGGTCGCCGCCGCGCATCGAGGATGTGACGCCGGACATGCTTGCCCCGTATTTCGCCGAGATAGGCACCGACGAACTCAAGTTCAACTAACAACGCTACAAGCGGAGGAAACGAAGATGGCCACGATCGCGTTTATCGGTCTCGGCAACATGGGCGGCCCGATGGCGGCCAATCTGGTCAAGGCCGGCCACAAGGTCGTCGCCTTCGATCTGGCCGAAGCTTCCCGCAATCAGGCCAAGGTGGACGGCGCCGGCATCGCCGAGAGCGCGGCGGGCGCTGTGAAAGACGCCGATGTCGTCGTCACCATGCTGCCGGCCGGCAAGCATGTGCTCGCTGTCTGGAACGAGGTCGTTCCCGTCATGGACAAGGGAGCGCTGATCATCGACAGTTCCACGATCGACGTCGAAAGCGCGCGGCAAGCGCATACGCTCGCGGCCAAGCACGGTGTGCTCTCGGTCGACGCGCCGGTCTCGGGCGGTACTGGCGGGGCCAAGGGCGCGACGCTGACCTTCATGTGCGGCGGCGACGACAAGGCCTTTGCCGCCGCCAAGCCCGTGCTGGAGAAGATGGGCAAGAAGATCGTGCATTGCGGTGGCGCCGGTGCGGGGCAGGCGGCCAAGATCTGCAACAACATGATCCTCGGCATCTCCATGATCGCGGTGAGCGAAGCGTTTGTGCTGGCCGAGAAGCTCGGGCTCTCGCATCAGGCGCTGTTCGACGTCGCCTCGACCTCGTCGGGCCAGTGCTGGTCGCTGACGACCTATTGCCCGGTGCCGGGTCCGGTGCCGACCTCGCCCGCCAACAACGACTACAAGCCGGGCTTCGCTTCGGCGCTGATGGTGAAGGACCTGACGCTGGCGCAGGACGCCGCGAAGGCCGCGGGCGCGGCGACGCCGCTCGGCCAGCATGCGCAGGAGATTTACCAGGCCTTTGACAGGGACGGCCAAGGCGGGGTGGATTTTTCCGGAATTATCAAGCACGTTAGGGGGCTGGCCGGGAAATAATGGTCGTCTATCCTTGGATGACCCGGATCTGCGCGGAGGGAGACGACCTGAGATGACGACATTTCAGGAAGCGCGCGCGTTTCTGCTTGAAAACCGCACGGATTACGAGGCCGCGGTCGAAGGTTTCCGCTGGCCCGATCCGGTTCTCTTCAACTGGGCGCTCGACTGGTTCGACGCCGAGCTTGCGGCGGGCGCGGAGAGCAAGGACCGGCCCGCGCTCTGGATCGTCGATGCCGCACAGGACCGGCAGACCAAGTTGTCCTTCATGGCACTATCGCGCCGCTCCAACCAGGTCGCGAACTTTCTCCGCGCGCAGGGCCTGAAGCGCGGCGATCATCTCCTGCTTCTGCTTGGCAATGTGGTTCCGTTGTGGGAGACGATGCTCGCGGCGATGAAGCTCGGCGTCGTCGTGATCCCCGCCACCACGCTGCTCACCGCCGACGAGCTGCGCGACCGGCTCGATCGCGGCAAGGCGAGGGCGGTGGTTGCGGCGCAAGACCAGGTCGCGAAGTTCGCGAGCCTCGGTGCGGAGAATATCGTCCGCATCGTGGTCGGCGCGGCGTCCGATGGCTGGCTTTCGTACGATGATGCGGCAAAGGCTTCGGAGAGTTTTGCGCCCGATGGCCCGACCAACGCCGACGACGCGATGCTGCTCTATTTCACCTCGGGCACCACCGCAAAACCAAAGCTGGTGCGGCACAGCCAGCGCAGCTATCCCGTCGGCCATCTCTCGACCATGTACTGGATCGGGCTGAAGCCCGGCGATGTCCACCTCAACATTTCCTCGCCCGGATGGGCCAAGCATGCCTGGAGCTGTTTCTTTGCGCCCTGGAATGCGGGTGCCACCGTGTTCGTGGTCAACCAGCCGCGCTTCGATGCTAAGGGACTGCTCGCGACCATCGGCCGCTGCGGTGTCACAACGCTCTGCGCGCCTCCGACAGTGTGGCGGCTGTTCATTCAGGAGAACCTGGCGTCGTTCAAGGTGGCCCTGCGCGAGGTCTGCGGAGCCGGCGAACCGCTCAATCCGGAGGTGATCGACCAGGTGCAGGCGGTGTGGGGGCTCACCATCCGCGACGGCTACGGCCAGACTGAGACCACGGCGCTTGCCGGCAATTCACCGGGGCAGGCAATCAAGGTCGGCTCGATGGGCCGTCCGCTGCCGGGCTATCGCGTGCAGGTTAGCGACGCCGACGGCAACCCTTCGACGGAAGGCGAGGTGACGCTGGTGCTCGGCACTGAGCGTCCCGCCGGCCTGATGCAGGGCTATCAGGGCGACGACGGCGAGCTGTCCGGCGTGGAGGGCGCGCTCTATCGCAGCGGCGATGTCGTGTTCGAGGACGACGACGGCTATCTCACCTTCGTCGGCCGCTCCGACGACGTCTTCAAATCCTCCGACTACCGCATCAGCCCGTTCGAGCTGGAAAGCGTGCTGCTCGAGCACGAGCTCGTCGCCGAAGCTGCGGTGATACCGAGCCCCGATCCGATCCGTCTCGCGATCCCCAAGGCCTTCGTTCTGCTGACATCTGGCGCGGAGCGCTCGCAGGAGACCGCGCTCTCGATCTTCAAGCATCTGCACACGCGCCTTGCGCCGTTCAAGCGCATCCGCCGCATCGAAATCGTCACCGAGCTGCCGAAGACGATCTCGGGAAAAATCCGCCGCGTTCAGCTGCGACGGCTCGAACGCGACGACGACCGCAACGATCCCCTGCGCGGTCGCGAATTCCGGGAAGAGGATTTTCCGGAGCTGCCGAAAACACGGAGTGAGACCTAAGTGAACGAAGTGAGCTCGTCATTCCGGGGCGCGCGGAGCGCGAACCCGGAATCCATTCAGCAACAGACGCTGTGGCCCGATGGATTCCGGGCTCGACGCTCCGGGCCGCGCTTGCGCGGTCCCGTCGCGTCGCCCCGGAATGACAGTGGTTGGAGCTATCAATGAACGAGGTCTGGAAGAAGCCGCCGATTACGCTTCAGGCCTATCAGGCCATGGTCGGCAAGGAGGTCGGCGTGTCGTCGTGGCACCTGGTCGATCAGCCCCGCATCGACACCTATGCCGATGTGATCGAGGATCACCAGTTCATTCACGTCGATCCTGAAAGGGCGAAGAAGGAAACCGCCTTCGGCACGACGATCGCACACGGCTTCCTCACGATGTCACTGCTGTCGATCATGTCCTACGAGGTGATGCCGGTCATTGCCGGCACGACGATGGGCGTCAACTACGGCTTCGACAAGCTGCGCTTCATCTCGCCGGTCCGCTCAGGCAAGCGCGTCCGCGGCCGTTTCGTCCTGGCGGAAGCCAGGCTGCGCAAGCCCAACGAGTTGCAGTCGCGCACCAACGTGACGGTTGAGATCGAGGGCGAGGACAAGCCGGCGCTGGTCGCCGAGTGGCTTGGGTTGATCTATTTCGCGTAAGCTCGCGCCCGTCGTTGGCGGGCTTGACCCGGCAATCCATCACTGCTCAAAAGCTCTCCAAATCTCTCGCGGAGCACTCTCACCCTCTCCCCTTGTGGGAGAGGGTGGCTTCGCGGAACGCGAAGCCGGGTGAGGGGTCTCTCTCCGCGGACTCGCCTGTGGAGACAACCCCTCATCCGGCGCTTCGCGCCACCTTCTCCCACAAGGGGAGAAGGAAGAAGAAGCAGGAAGCTTACTCATGGCAATCAGGTTTGACGGACGCGTCGCTATCGTCACCGGCGCGGGCAATGGCCTCGGGCGGGCGCATGCGCTGGGATTGGCGAGCCGCGGCGCGAAAGTCGTGGTCAACGATTTCGGCGGCGCGCGCGACGGCAGCGGCGGTTCGCTCTCGCCCGCGGAAGCCGTGGTCGAGGAGATCCGGAAAGCCGGCGGCACCGCGATGGCCGACGGCGCCGACGTCTCTAACTTCGAGCAGGTCACCGCGATGGTCGAGCGCGCCACCAAGGAGTGGGGCAGCGTCGACCTGATGTGCGCCAATGCCGGCATTTTGCGCGACAAGTCGTTCGGCAAGATGGAGGCCGCCGATTTCCAGAAGGTGCTCGACGTGCACCTCGTCGGCACCTTCTATTGCTGCAAGGCGGCATGGGCCGGCATGCGCGACCGCAACTACGGCCGCATCGTGCTGACGACTTCGTCCTCCGGCCTCTACGGCAATTTCGGTCAGGCCAATTACGGCGCGGCGAAGTCCGGCATGGTCGGCCTGATGAACGTGCTCGCGGAAGAGGGCCGCAAGACCGACATCCGCGTCAACATCATCTCGCCGACGGCGGCGACCCGCATGACCGAAGAGCTGCTGCCGCCGCAGGCGCTGCAACTGATGAAGCCGAACGCGATCACACCCGCGGTCGAATACATGCTGAGCGAGGATGCGCCGACCCGCACCATCATGGGCGCCGGCGCCGGCTCCTTCGCGGTGATCAAGATTATCGAGAGCGAGGGCATCAACCTGCCGGAAGCTGAGTGGACGCCGGATGCGGTTGCGGCACATTTCGCCGAGATCAGCGACATGTCGAAGGCCAGGGCACTGACGGGCGCCTTCGAGCAGACGCAGAAATACGTGGCACAGGCGGCGGCGAGGGCGGGAATAAAGCTGTAGCTCTCCGGAGCTGCCTTACACTCCGCCGTCATGGCCGGGCTTGACCCGGCCACCCACGTGCCACAGCGCACGAGGAGAGACGTGGATGCCCGGGACAAGCCCGGGCATGACGACCTGTTTTGTGGCACGGTCTGGCCTAGAGTCGTGGCATGTCTGAAAGCTCAATCAACGTCGCCGTCATCGGCGCAGGGCCCGCCGGGCTGATGGCGGCCGAGGTGCTCGCGCAGGGCGCCGCTCGCGTCACCGTCTACGACGCAATGCCGTCTGCCGGCCGCAAATTCCTGATGGCAGGCCGCGGTGGACTCAATCTCACCCATAGCGAGCCGTTGCCGCAGTTTCTCGCGCGCTATCGCGAGGCGGCGCCGAAACTGAAAGCCGCCATCGACGCATTCCCGCCCGATGCCTTGCGCGATTGGAGCGAGGCGCTCGGCGAGCCGACATTTGTGGGGACAAGCGGCCGCGTGTTTCCGAAAGCGTTCAAAGCTTCGCCGCTGCTGCGTGCCTGGCTGCGCCGGCTCGATGCAGCGGGCGTGCAGTTCGCCCTTCGCCATCGCTGGATTGGCTGGGACAGTGAAGGGCGGCTACTATTTCAGACACCGGATGGCCCTTCCGCTGTTGCCGCCGACGCTGCCGTACTGGCGCTCGGCGGCGCTAGCTGGCCGCGGCTGGGCTCCGATGGCGGCTGGACGACAATCCTCGCCGACAAAGGCGTCGCGGTCGCGCCGCTACTGCCTGCGAACTGCGGCTTCACCGTCGCCTGGTCCGATGTCTTCCGCTCGCGCTTCGAAGGTCAGCCACTCAAGAGCATTGCGCTGAGCTTTGGCCCGCACAGCCTGCGCGGTGAGGCGATCGTCACGCGGGCCGGCATCGAGGGTGGGGCGATCTATGCATTGTCGGCGGAGCTGCGCGAGGCGATTATCGCGAAGGGTGAGGCGGTCTTGCACGTCGCGTTGCGTCCGGATGTCGATCAGGCCGAACTCGTCAAGCGCCTGTCAGCGTC
Coding sequences:
- a CDS encoding AMP-binding protein; protein product: MTTFQEARAFLLENRTDYEAAVEGFRWPDPVLFNWALDWFDAELAAGAESKDRPALWIVDAAQDRQTKLSFMALSRRSNQVANFLRAQGLKRGDHLLLLLGNVVPLWETMLAAMKLGVVVIPATTLLTADELRDRLDRGKARAVVAAQDQVAKFASLGAENIVRIVVGAASDGWLSYDDAAKASESFAPDGPTNADDAMLLYFTSGTTAKPKLVRHSQRSYPVGHLSTMYWIGLKPGDVHLNISSPGWAKHAWSCFFAPWNAGATVFVVNQPRFDAKGLLATIGRCGVTTLCAPPTVWRLFIQENLASFKVALREVCGAGEPLNPEVIDQVQAVWGLTIRDGYGQTETTALAGNSPGQAIKVGSMGRPLPGYRVQVSDADGNPSTEGEVTLVLGTERPAGLMQGYQGDDGELSGVEGALYRSGDVVFEDDDGYLTFVGRSDDVFKSSDYRISPFELESVLLEHELVAEAAVIPSPDPIRLAIPKAFVLLTSGAERSQETALSIFKHLHTRLAPFKRIRRIEIVTELPKTISGKIRRVQLRRLERDDDRNDPLRGREFREEDFPELPKTRSET
- a CDS encoding SDR family NAD(P)-dependent oxidoreductase, with amino-acid sequence MAIRFDGRVAIVTGAGNGLGRAHALGLASRGAKVVVNDFGGARDGSGGSLSPAEAVVEEIRKAGGTAMADGADVSNFEQVTAMVERATKEWGSVDLMCANAGILRDKSFGKMEAADFQKVLDVHLVGTFYCCKAAWAGMRDRNYGRIVLTTSSSGLYGNFGQANYGAAKSGMVGLMNVLAEEGRKTDIRVNIISPTAATRMTEELLPPQALQLMKPNAITPAVEYMLSEDAPTRTIMGAGAGSFAVIKIIESEGINLPEAEWTPDAVAAHFAEISDMSKARALTGAFEQTQKYVAQAAARAGIKL
- a CDS encoding enoyl-CoA hydratase/isomerase family protein; amino-acid sequence: MTAVEEGDLIARVEGAAGVIRLNRPKAINAVTLEMFRDIEKALDRFEADPAVAVILLEGAGERGLCAGGDIRALWESSKVNGDLGKILWREEYILNARIKAFPKPYVAFMDGIVMGGGVGLSAHASHRVVTDRTKLAMPEVGLGFFPDVGGTWLLSRSPGEIGTYIGLTGQTMNGPDAIHAKFADAVVPAAKLPELRDALTKVRSGVTAADVSKLINGFATSDAAGPVAAKQATIDALFGFDRMEDILAALKRDGSDFAQATLKTLGEKSPRGMVVTLKLLRLARAASSLEECLVREYRAALEVFRSDDFRDGVRAAVIDKDRNPTWSPPRIEDVTPDMLAPYFAEIGTDELKFN
- a CDS encoding TIGR03862 family flavoprotein, which produces MSESSINVAVIGAGPAGLMAAEVLAQGAARVTVYDAMPSAGRKFLMAGRGGLNLTHSEPLPQFLARYREAAPKLKAAIDAFPPDALRDWSEALGEPTFVGTSGRVFPKAFKASPLLRAWLRRLDAAGVQFALRHRWIGWDSEGRLLFQTPDGPSAVAADAAVLALGGASWPRLGSDGGWTTILADKGVAVAPLLPANCGFTVAWSDVFRSRFEGQPLKSIALSFGPHSLRGEAIVTRAGIEGGAIYALSAELREAIIAKGEAVLHVALRPDVDQAELVKRLSASRGKQSFSNFLRKAAQLSPVAVGLLQEAAIQAGESLSGMPPERLAELINAVPVMLTGVAPIVRAISSAGGICFDELDADFMIRKLPGVFAAGEMLDWEAPTGGYLLQGSFATGVAAGRGVLKWLVERGPLL
- the mmsB gene encoding 3-hydroxyisobutyrate dehydrogenase, with translation MATIAFIGLGNMGGPMAANLVKAGHKVVAFDLAEASRNQAKVDGAGIAESAAGAVKDADVVVTMLPAGKHVLAVWNEVVPVMDKGALIIDSSTIDVESARQAHTLAAKHGVLSVDAPVSGGTGGAKGATLTFMCGGDDKAFAAAKPVLEKMGKKIVHCGGAGAGQAAKICNNMILGISMIAVSEAFVLAEKLGLSHQALFDVASTSSGQCWSLTTYCPVPGPVPTSPANNDYKPGFASALMVKDLTLAQDAAKAAGAATPLGQHAQEIYQAFDRDGQGGVDFSGIIKHVRGLAGK
- a CDS encoding MaoC family dehydratase, coding for MNEVWKKPPITLQAYQAMVGKEVGVSSWHLVDQPRIDTYADVIEDHQFIHVDPERAKKETAFGTTIAHGFLTMSLLSIMSYEVMPVIAGTTMGVNYGFDKLRFISPVRSGKRVRGRFVLAEARLRKPNELQSRTNVTVEIEGEDKPALVAEWLGLIYFA